The Vanessa atalanta chromosome 18, ilVanAtal1.2, whole genome shotgun sequence DNA window atagacgtgccggcgcggaaccctgcgccgggtccgaggcatggccgcatcgcagacctccttgagcgaactgcgcatgcggcccgccagctcctctgcgctggcgccctccgtcctccccgcggaaccccaccgctgcacgatggcggcctccttgaccagctctcgatcgacctggccgagagaccacctcggcagcgtagtcggcaccctctggggttccgccggcctgctagaggtggagatctcgaatcggatgtaccggtgatccgatagagtctccacctcctcctccactctccagtcgaccactctgcgtgcaacgacaggggtggcgaacgaaacgtccaccacggaacccccctgatgtcgcacgcaggtgtgaacctgccccctgtttagaagggacaggtcggagagcagggcccacacctggacggccctccctcgcggattcgtggcggggttgccccaggcacgcgactttgcgtttaagtcgccgagaaccagtatcggtttcggcgactgcctggccaccgcagctctgactaagccgaggtaagtctcgaactcagccaggctgcgattaggggagaagtacgtaccgacgacgacgtactccccccaccccaccactacgtagcccgagcccctctcgatgagtgagaggggggggcccgttccgctcctcgtgagaaccgccacggtgtcgtccgagtcccccagccagtgaggtaggggagggacgaagtagggctcgcaggccaccgccaggtctacctgccactccgccatggactgcagcagaaggtcctgcgctccggcggagtggttcacgttcgattgtaggaagctcaggtgtgctggcatacttgattcttctgagcttcctccgtagcctggcggctttcctcgcgcggggcggtcctggttccttggaccgctttacccttcgtgatgggggggttgcaatccctggcccccatcaggtgccccgaaggcttgccggcctctgcgcagaccgcgcagcgcatcttggccgtgcattccgctgacttgtggccgtccgagccacagcggtagcacaggcctcccctctccgccttcgacgggcagagcgcccgtgtatggccaaggcccatacacttgtagcagcgcatagggcgctgctccacgacggccaccttggccgagctccacccgaCGAGGAGGCGACCGGCAGCGGCCAGCTTCTTCGCTGCCGTGAGGGGGCAGGTGACGCGGACCATCCCCATATAGCCGGGTCCGCGCTGCATCACTCCGCACTTCACCGCCTCGGAGGAGCAGTCACCGGCGTGCGCGATCGCCGCGGCCAGTTTCTCCAAGGTGACGGAGTCGTCGAGCCCCGTCACCTTCAGGTCGGCCTTCTTGACCGGGCGCACTACGTCAGCGACCCCGTCGAGAACTGTGCGGAGCTTCGCCGCCAACCTATCGGCCTGCTCCGCTTGGGCTTTCGGCAGCTCGAGAGCCCTGGCTCCGGTCGCCGTGCGTCGCACCTTCAGCCCACCGCTGATTCCTAGGTCCTGGAGCTTGACACTTTGCTCCGCTCTCTCCAGGACCTGCGCGTAGGTGACGCCCTTTCCTACTGCTTCCGGCTGCAACGTGAGAACGATTGCAGCCGAGCGAGGGGTGGCCAGCTTCGATTTGGCTGGCTGGGGCGTTTTCGGCAGCGTCTTAGCGTCGGAAGAGGTGGTCTTGCTCCCCTTCCTGCCCTTCTTCACCACCGTGGACCAGGACGTCTCCTGGTTCGGTGGTGTTTGGGACGTCGCCGGTGCCGGTGCGCTCGGTAGGCAAGCGGTGGGCTTGGTCTGAGCAGCCAGAGCAGCCGCCTTCCTAGGCTTGGCTGGGGCTCCCACACCCCCGTCCTGGCGGGCCGTCGAGATAGACGGCGGTGGACCCTGCGACATCTGCGTTTTATCTGCCGCGGAGGGAGGTCGCTGCATCCTCGCCGGGAGGCGCTCCTCCAGGCCCGCCAATTGGTCCTTCATCGCCGCGCCGATCGACGTGACGATGAAGTCCTTGAGCTCCTCCATCGAAGGAGCGCCTCGCGGGGTGTTGGCCGCCTCGGTCGCCGCTGCCACCGTGGTACGCATCTCCGCGTACTCACGGCGGTGGGCCTTTAGCTCCGCCTTGAGGGAGTCAATCTCCCTGCGCATACGACTGTTATCCGCACGGAGGTTACGGGCTTCGTCGGCCTCCGTCCGGGACGCCAGAGCTTCGACGACGCCTTCCAGAGAGGCCGCTGCGTCCTTCAGCCTCTTGATGAAGCCTCCTTTGAGGTTGGAGGACTTCAGCGCGACCTCTCTAATCTCGCGTGCACTGCGGCCAGCCTCCGCGCGGAGCTCCTCGTTGCTCTGGAGGGCCGGATCCACCTTGGCTAACGAAGCAGCTTCTTCAAGCTCGGGAACGACCACAGGCGTTTTTTTGAACGCCCTGCTTCTGAGGGTCCGCTCGAAAGCGAGCTCTCTCTCCTCATCTTCTTTGGCTTTGAGCTCTATTCTTGCTCGACTGAGCCCACTTTTCTTAGGCTTGCCGCGGCGGTCGGCAGCAGGTCCCGCCGTGTCGGAGCCTGAGTCGGATTCGACGAACCGGACCGAGGCATCCGACGCTGTCTCCATATCCGTATCCATATTGCAAAAGCAGCTAAAAGGCAGCTTCCCTCAGGAAGTACGTGGCTGAGGGTGGCTCTAAGGCATCATTTATGATCCCCAGAGCCTAGGCTTAcagaattaacaataaaaaattttttcttaattttgaccctccctgttctatatatatattacagggcGGGTGGGAGGGcacaatttttcggttttcgaccgataactctcgaacggataggccgatccgggagattgagatgtcaacggatgcagagcagagggccccacaatcgcgccgaacacggaaaaaagatcgaaacaataataaaaaagatataaacgaaaaacttaaaaatagcttaaaaacagacaaaaacgggagatataagtaggttaaaagtggaataataattttaatagtgagaactgagtgaggtatttttttcagatttttacgacaataaatggagaaaaaattttgaaaaatgtacttcgaatatttagagtttcggttcgcttaagaagactttcaagagcgatccgattcttatagcgaataatcgatacagcttctgtttataaaaattaatagctccggaacggagacgccgatccgggagtgagatgtctcgatggatgcagggcagagggccctacaaatgcgccaaagagcaaaacaagataagattacaaatgaacgaattaaaaataaaaaacagaaaaatataatgaaaaaaggtgaaaaatttttcggttttcgaccgataactctcgaacggataggccgatccgggagattgaagtgtcaacggatgcagagcagagggccccacaatcgcgccgaacacggaaaaaagatcgaaacaataataaaaaagatataaacgaaaaacttaaaaatagcttaaaaacagacaaaaacgggagatataagtaggttaaaagtggaataataattttaatagtgagaactgagtgaggtatttttttcagatttttacgacaataaatggagaaaaaattttgaaaaatgtacttcgaatatttagagtttcggttcgcttaagaagactttcaagagcgatccgattcttatagcgaataatcgatacagattctgtttataaaaattaatagctccggaacggagacgccgatccgggagtgagatgtctcgatggatgcagggcagagggccctacaaatgcgccaaagagcaaaacaagataagattacaaatgaacgaattaaaaataaaaaacagaaaaatataatgaaaaaaggtgaaaaatttttcggttttcgaccgataactctcgaacggataggccgatccgggagattgaaatgtcaacggatgcagagcagagggccccacaatcgcgccgaacacggaaaaaagatcgaaacaataataaaaaagatataaacgaaaaacttaaaaatagcttaaaaacagacaaaaacgggagatataagtaggttaaaagtggaataataattttaatagtgagaactgagtgaggtatttttttcagatttttacgacaataaatggagaaaaaattttgaaaaatgtacttccaacctaacctaacctaacctaacctaacctaacctaacctaacctaacctaacctaacctaacctaacctaacctaacctaacctaacctaacctaacctaacctaacctaacctaacctaacctaacctaacctaacctaacctaacctaacctaacctaacctaacctaacctaacctaacctaacctaacctaacctaacctaacctaacctaacctaacctaacctaacctaacctaacctaacctaacctaacctaacctaacctaacctaacctaacctaacctaacctaacctaacctaacctaacctaacctaacctaacctaacctaacctaacctaacctaacctaacctaacctaacctaacctaacctaacctaacctaacctaacctaacctaacctaacctaacctaacctaacctaacctaacctaacctaacctaacctaacctaacctaacctaacctaacctaacctaacctaacctaacctaacctaacctaacctaacctaacctaacctaacctaacctaacctaacctaacctaacctaacctaacctaacctaacctaacctaacctaacctaacctaacctaacctaacctaacctaacctaacctaacctaacctaacctaacctaacctaacctaacctaacctaacctaacctaacctaacctaacctaacctaacctaacctaacctaacctaacctaacctaac harbors:
- the LOC125071089 gene encoding uncharacterized protein LOC125071089 yields the protein MDTDMETASDASVRFVESDSGSDTAGPAADRRGKPKKSGLSRARIELKAKEDEERELAFERTLRSRAFKKTPVVVPELEEAASLAKVDPALQSNEELRAEAGRSAREIREVALKSSNLKGGFIKRLKDAAASLEGVVEALASRTEADEARNLRADNSRMRREIDSLKAELKAHRREYAEMRTTVAAATEAANTPRGAPSMEELKDFIVTSIGAAMKDQLAGLEERLPARMQRPPSAADKTQMSQGPPPSISTARQDGGVGAPAKPRKAAALAAQTKPTACLPSAPAPATSQTPPNQETSWSTVVKKGRKGSKTTSSDAKTLPKTPQPAKSKLATPRSAAIVLTLQPEAVGKGVTYAQVLERAEQSVKLQDLGISGGLKVRRTATGARALELPKAQAEQADRLAAKLRTVLDGVADVVRPVKKADLKVTGLDDSVTLEKLAAAIAHAGDCSSEAVKCGVMQRGPGYMGMVRVTCPLTAAKKLAAAGRLLVGWSSAK